One genomic region from Phragmites australis chromosome 1, lpPhrAust1.1, whole genome shotgun sequence encodes:
- the LOC133890244 gene encoding abscisic acid receptor PYL4-like, translating to MPLAAARPSPQQHSRVTTSGRAVVACAGHMGVPGEVARYHEHAVGAGQCCSALVQAVAAPADAVWSLVRRFDQPQEYKHFIKSCRLVDGDGGAVGSVREVCVVSGLPAETSRERLEVLDDERRVISFRIVGGEHRLSNYLSVTTVHEAASVAGPFTKVVESYVVDVPPGNTTDETRIFVDTIVRCNLQSLACTVEQLTMVPRHN from the coding sequence ATGCCGCTCGCAGCTGCACGGCCGTCGCCGCAGCAGCACAGCCGGGTCACCACCAGCGGGAGGGCCGTGGTGGCGTGCGCGGGGCACATGGGGGTGCCGGGTGAGGTGGCGCGGTACCACGAGCACGCGGTGGGAGCGGGGCAGTGCTGCTCGGCCCTGGTGCAGGCAGTCGCGGCGCCGGCGGACGCGGTGTGGTCGCTGGTGCGGCGCTTCGACCAGCCGCAGGAGTACAAACACTTCATCAAGAGCTGCCGCCTTgtggacggcgacggcggcgcggtGGGATCGGTACGTGAGGTGTGCGTGGTGTCCGGGCTGCCCGCCGAGACCAGCCGCGAGCGGCTCGAGGTCCTGGACGACGAGCGGCGGGTGATCAGCTTCCGGATCGTGGGCGGCGAGCACCGCCTCTCCAACTACCTCTCGGTGACCACCGTGCACGAGGCGGCGTCAGTGGCCGGGCCGTTCACCAAGGTGGTCGAGTCGTACGTCGTGGACGTGCCGCCGGGGAACACGACGGACGAGACGCGCATATTCGTGGACACCATCGTGCGGTGCAACCTCCAATCGCTGGCCTGCACGGTCGAGCAGCTCACGATGGTGCCGCGCCACAACTGA
- the LOC133923700 gene encoding cinnamoyl-CoA reductase 1-like — MAAGGAGGGAAARGGLVCVTGGSGFIGSWLVRGYTVHATVKNLQDDGETKHMQALGGADTRVRLFQMDLLDPASLRPVVEGARGVCHIASPVAGGGVGLPAALPIERRESVEGENREESGVLFSRGDRRTKIGIAFFYLQPEPPFVASPPIPNFPAHP, encoded by the exons ATGGCGGCGGGCGGGGCCGGCGGTGGTGCCGCGGCGCGTGGTGGCCTCGTCTGCGTGACGGGCGGGAGTGGCTTCATCGGCTCGTGGCTCGTCCGCGGCTACACCGTCCACGCCACCGTCAAGAACCTCC AGGATGATGGCGAGACGAAGCACATGCAGGCACTGGGCGGCGCGGACACGCGGGTCCGGCTGTTCCAGATGGACCTCCTCGACCCTGCCTCCTTACGGCCCGTGGTCGAGGGCGCCCGCGGTGTCTGCCACATCGCGTCCCCTGTGGCCGGAGGGGGAGTAGGGCTGCCGGCTGCACTACCTATCGAGAGGAGAGAATCGGTGGAGGGAGAGAACAGAGAAGAGAGTGGGGTCTTGTTCAGCAGAGGGGATCGAAGAACAAAAATCGGAATAGCCTTCTTCTACCTCCAGCCGGAACCTCCCTTTGTTGCTTCTCCTCCGATCCCCAACTTTCCTGCTCACCCCTAG